A stretch of DNA from Chondrinema litorale:
GTCGTTGTGATATAGAAGGGCAAAGGGAAGAATATAGTGGCCGCCGTGGAACGGAAAGAAAAAATTACATACAGCTAAACACTTGGCTATTAGTGATTCAAATGGTTATATCCACTATTTGACTTATTCTTATCAAGGCAGTATACATGATAAAGTAATCTGGAATGATTTGAATATAACAACAACACCTATTAATATGTTAGCGGATTTAGGATTTCAAGGAGCACAACATGATCATCCCAACATCATACTCCCATACAAAACACCAAGAAATGGAAAGTTGACAGACTTGCAAAAGCAAATCAATCAGGTCATCAGTAGTTTGAGAGTACGTATCGA
This window harbors:
- a CDS encoding transposase family protein gives rise to the protein MAISDSNGYIHYLTYSYQGSIHDKVIWNDLNITTTPINMLADLGFQGAQHDHPNIILPYKTPRNGKLTDLQKQINQVISSLRVRIEHAFAGVKRLKIIRNKIRLRTEDVRDSVMMIATALHNLRVDFRSALINHS